The Alosa sapidissima isolate fAloSap1 chromosome 16, fAloSap1.pri, whole genome shotgun sequence genome has a segment encoding these proteins:
- the rgra gene encoding retinal G protein coupled receptor a, which yields MVTSYPLPEGFSDFDVFSLGSCLLVEGLLGFFLNAVTVVAFLKIKELRTPSNFLVFSLAMADMGICSNATIAAFSSFLRYWPYGSDGCQTHGFQGFVTALASIHFIAAIAWDRYHQYCTRTKLQWSSAISLVIFIWLFTAFWSAMPLIGWGEYDYEPLRTCCTLDYSKGDRNYVSYLIPMAIFNMGIQTFVVMSSYQSIDKKFKKTGQPRFNATTPLKTMLFCWGPYGILAFYAAIENANLVSPKLRMMAPILAKTSPMFNVFLYALGNENYRGGIWQLLTGQRMEVPQIENKSK from the exons ATGGTGACTTCCTACCCCTTACCGGAGGGATTCTCCGATTTCGATGTGTTCTCTCTGGGATCTTGTCTTCTTGTAGAGG GACTCCTTGGATTCTTCCTAAATGCCGTGACGGTTGTTGCTTTCCTTAAAATTAAGGAATTGCGGACACCAAGTAATTTCCTCGTATTTAGTCTTGCCATGGCTGATATGGGAATCTGTTCGAATGCCACCATTGCGGCATTTTCCAGTTTTCTTAG ATATTGGCCCTATGGATCTGATGGATGTCAGACTCATGGCTTCCAGGGGTTTGTCACTGCTCTCGCCAGTATCCACTTCATTGCTGCCATTGCCTGGGACAGATACCATCAGTATTGCACCA GAACTAAATTGCAGTGGAGCAGTGCCATCAGTCTGGTGATCTTCATCTGGCTCTTTACTGCCTTCTGGTCTGccatgcctctgattggttggGGAGAGTATGACTATGAACCCCTGAGGACCTGCTGCACACTGGATTACAGCAAGGGAGACAG GAATTACGTCTCTTACTTGATCCCTATGGCTATCTTCAACATGGGTATTCAGACATTCGTTGTTATGTCCTCCTACCAGTCCATTGACAAGAAATTTAAGAAGACTGGTCAACCCAGG ttcaATGCTACCACTCCTCTGAAGACCATGCTTTTCTGCTGGGGTCCATATGGAATCCTGGCTTTCTATGCTGCCATTGAGAACGCTAACCTGGTATCACCTAAGCTGAGAATG ATGGCTCCCATCCTGGCTAAGACCTCCCCAATGTTCAATGTCTTCTTGTATGCCCTTGGAAATGAGAACTACAGAGGAGGAATCTGGCAGTTGCTCACTGGGCAAAGGATGGAAGTGCCTCAAATTGAGAATAAGtccaaataa